A window from Chloroflexota bacterium encodes these proteins:
- a CDS encoding SDR family NAD(P)-dependent oxidoreductase translates to MTSAWKGDVSVSTSSPLEDSQPCLRHSAEPIAIVGMACRFPQAPDVAAFWDLLAAGKTAVIQGVPGSGAGRVGQLFPDAAVQNEACLFGAYLDEVDQFDAEFFRISPVEAQLLDPQQRLMLETSWRALEDAGIDPESLKGSRTGVFAGISNMEYRDLVLDSSHTAEPATSLYSVSGTSFNTAIGRVCFALGLQGPAIALDTACSSSLVAIHQAVVGLQRREANLALAGGVHTILSGRLLELRGNAGMLAPDGQCKTFDAAANGYVRGEGCGLIVLKRLSDAEADGDRIWAVIRGSAINQDGASQGLTVPNGEAQESVIADALLSAGISPTEVDYVETHGTGTPVGDPIEAQATGAAYGIGRDPGQPLLIGSVKTNVGHLESAAGVAGVLKVVLAMNHGVIPKHRNFSTPNPEIDWGNLPLHVASEPTAWPRNADRLPLAGVSGFGWSGTNAHVIVEGYAELDAASAGTDTQAWPTGAPYPIAPALPHDVAEPTRAEDLTPRQTRLLPVSGKTNQALKDAAGRYLEWLATQSTELASSEPAVNPLLSDLAWTAGIGRSHFSHRAALPFRDIASLREQLGQVVDSPPGTENATPRKIAFMYTGQGSQWLGMGETLYDSEPVFRAVLNRCEAVFREERSASLLDVMFGKPEAVGDLNDTAWAQPAIYALECGLTALWASVGIYPSVVIGHSLGEFAAAHAAGVFSLEAGMRFVSRRGASLATLADAGAMAAIFATEAQVIAAMEEVNAAADGAEVSIAAYNGAHQVVSGPVSSVEAIMDRFESQDVRVRRLNTSQAFHSALVEPALDDIEAALEDIEVASPSVDLISNVSGRLVAPGEYLDGAYWRRHMRRPVAFRQGVATLAELGVDLVIELGPHAVLGPMATMAWPESPAGKVDEGPAVIASLRRPDRESSTREPESSFVDAVAAGYAAGLEISWQGLFAGESRCRISLPDYPFQRRRHWVDRPTRRRSGTDHPLLGSRHESPRGEIHFETDISAADPAWLDDHLVFGRHVVPAALCGAMAVSAAWPDSEGTVVVEDFQLHNPIVLPERDQEEDAEPQSRKLQLVLSESETPSAQRVEVFSKGSEEDGWTLHVEGRVATGAQQTGGSIDVEAVKQGLAAEDVTAFYRARADVNVNLGPQFRTLQWLWAGDGEAVGEISLSPEIEQSTAEVHPIALDGCFQVMAAARRQSASEDGDAYLPFGWERLWLTEQLPNRLICHARMRERNRESEAEGVAEATPEVISGDLRLYTPEGREIGGLDGYTVKRATRAALLSATENVEDLLYEVVWRDRPLPQGMPSADFLASPTAIAADSKTFPEYLAAEGVEADDRDALLSDLEHLSWRCALAALEELGWERAVGQAIDPEALRQELGVLDEHRKLFRRMLEMQVLASVLAESGDDFVVQLGPDDPLPDEVPCDPDAFSVQMESRYAHGTNEVGLFRRSAGALADVLRGEADPLTLLFSSGEPSAADLYRKAPVARAANKMLSDAVAALLSDMPADRRLRVIEVGAGTGSATASVLPELPEGRFDYVYTDISAGFFAEAEARFGGTEAAIEYRVLDVEKDPIAQGFDPHGYDLVVASNVLHATRYLRETLGHCRELLAPSGQLIALENLRGQGWLDLTFGQLDGWWRFADHYRPHHALASPEIWSQALRDAGFGEVEVLGVERTETGREPDRGVILAQGPTQVLEPAGAWVLTPDRNGFAEELTAALAARNQTVVLASCEQQPDAQQAESDSKIIRTPVALCDRESWQNLFMSLPSDVPLEGVVHLAALDGSGPEATTAELADDAQHATASALAVVQGMGDADVTPGKGTWFITRGGQVLEKESSGELFGAALWGFGKVVAREAGDLQPRMLDVEPGREIPIADLENELLYPDSENHVAYRGGLRQAARLERIGAVPERLTLPDNSNWLLEPDAGGALEGIHVGPFPARPLQPREVRVAVDATGLNFWDVFRSLALIDEGLLGGEFCGRVLEVATDVTSVAVGDRIVGLAFGTFGPEAITREEMVALAPPGYTATELATMPTVFVSAALAYDIAALRVGERVLIHAGAGGVGLAAIQLAQALGAEVHTTASAPKQAYLRSLGVEHIYDSRQTDFGRQILEATNGEGVHVVLNSLTSEGFIESSLSCLAQGGRFVELARVGIYSEEEMAAARPDVAYDILELDTLKEHDPARPGDALRRMMAQLARREITPLIHSRWALNQAGAAMDFMRSARHIGKIVFSVSPIETGTLRDDRTYLVTGGLGGIGCALAGWLAERGAGAIVLNGRRDPDPEAVAAINALQASGVNVHVELADVTDGDAVNAMLARIDATQPPLGGIIHSVGVLSDAALTNQSWESFENVLWPKMLGAWHLHRATLDRDLDLFVLFSSVTGVLGNAGQANHGAANAFLDQLAGHRRARGLAGQSIAWGAWSGLGEAEEQRERIARQLEASGTGWMTPQQGLKAFEMLMRQDVTAGMVAAVDWDVLSQSHEDDPPLFENVVTTTSEGDEESAEAPQDLMSRLRSANAAEREQVLASFLQEELQAVMRLPTEPALSVEFADLGMDSLMAVEMRNRVNRGFAGEYVASNTVVFDYPSIAGLARHLATELGDGEESPAAESLPAPEPPSIDVAEDGIAIVGMACRIPGADDPEGFWSLLETGQNMVTDGRQDAGSWSGIAGDPAADRAAYRHGAYLQGIDEFDSRFFKIAPIEAQMMDPQQRLLLETSWQAFEDAGIDPESLRGSRTGVYAGIGGSEYRRVITESGRDDDYLGTAGGVAVGRVAFTLGLEGPAVPIELACAASLVAVHQAVAGLQRGEIDMALTGGVNAVLSQSVMRFLADAGMLSLSGQCWTFDAAADGYVRGEGCGLVVLKRLSEAEADGDRIWAVIRGTAVNQNGAGLGLTLPNGPAQERAMREALSQAGVAPVEIDYVEAHGPGTAVGDAVELNAVANVYGRDRDVNNPLLIGSVKTNIGHLEAAGGIASLMKTVLAMQQGAIPQHLNFRNPNPDIDWDRLPVRVTSEAVAWPSATDRPPFASVNVFSISGANAHVVVEGCPAPDEEESSGNGRRWPAGTPRLVEVALPDSADLAETSDMNLAQRTTRLLPLSGKTHQARRQLAERYLAWLDDTYANSDLTDALEDSLLADMAWTAGVGRSHFSQRAGLAFQTYEELREKLKMLAAVREDSDEPEPQPVANTAFAFGGSVHGVAAMSKALYEREPVARAVLDRCDAILREERASSILDVLFGKNGDSASANHDPAWYQPAAYALECALTALWASVGIRPSVVTGCGVGELASAQAAGALSLEDGLRIAAEWGAQMAGDSLNASQPDVSPGLGEAIAAVAIAPSITMVSGATGRVVNPDNRPDAAYWNESAGPPAAAGCVEALAELGVDLLVSIELGAEGESRVAERWRSPAGTVTSDRKLVYIESLARADSEGLSPAPDCQFTRAVADAYEAGLQVSFAGLFAGEMRRRISLPSYPFQRRRHWVNARNSVTSS, encoded by the coding sequence ATGACGTCAGCTTGGAAAGGCGATGTTTCCGTGAGCACGAGTTCTCCCCTGGAAGACTCGCAACCCTGTCTGCGCCATTCTGCAGAACCGATAGCAATTGTCGGCATGGCGTGCCGGTTTCCGCAAGCGCCAGATGTGGCGGCATTCTGGGATCTGCTGGCAGCGGGCAAGACTGCGGTTATTCAAGGCGTGCCGGGGTCCGGTGCAGGACGTGTGGGCCAACTCTTCCCGGACGCCGCGGTACAGAACGAGGCGTGTCTCTTTGGGGCGTATCTTGACGAAGTCGACCAGTTTGACGCCGAGTTCTTCCGCATTTCGCCAGTCGAGGCCCAACTGCTGGACCCGCAACAGCGGCTCATGCTGGAAACGAGCTGGCGGGCCCTCGAAGACGCCGGCATCGATCCGGAAAGTCTTAAGGGCAGCCGCACCGGCGTATTCGCGGGCATCAGCAACATGGAATACCGCGACCTCGTCTTAGACTCCAGCCACACGGCTGAACCCGCGACAAGCCTCTACTCTGTCAGTGGCACCTCCTTCAACACCGCCATCGGCCGCGTTTGCTTTGCACTGGGCCTGCAGGGTCCGGCAATTGCTCTGGATACCGCCTGTTCGTCTTCTCTGGTAGCAATCCATCAAGCGGTGGTCGGCTTACAGAGACGCGAAGCGAACCTGGCTCTTGCCGGCGGCGTGCACACGATACTGTCCGGCCGATTGCTGGAACTGCGCGGCAACGCCGGCATGTTGGCGCCCGATGGACAATGCAAGACATTCGACGCGGCGGCAAACGGGTACGTGCGCGGTGAAGGGTGCGGCCTCATTGTACTCAAGCGACTCAGCGACGCCGAAGCGGACGGCGACCGCATTTGGGCGGTCATCCGAGGTTCGGCCATCAACCAGGACGGCGCGAGCCAAGGACTGACCGTGCCAAACGGTGAAGCGCAGGAAAGCGTGATTGCCGATGCGTTGCTGAGCGCCGGAATTTCGCCTACGGAGGTGGATTATGTAGAGACCCATGGCACAGGTACGCCGGTGGGCGATCCCATCGAGGCGCAAGCGACCGGCGCCGCCTATGGGATCGGGCGCGATCCAGGCCAGCCGTTGCTCATTGGCTCCGTAAAGACGAACGTGGGCCACCTGGAATCCGCGGCAGGCGTGGCCGGAGTCTTGAAGGTAGTCCTGGCGATGAACCACGGTGTCATACCCAAGCATCGCAACTTCAGCACCCCAAACCCAGAAATCGATTGGGGAAATCTCCCGTTGCACGTAGCCTCGGAGCCTACGGCCTGGCCGCGCAATGCAGACCGCCTGCCACTCGCCGGCGTGAGCGGGTTTGGCTGGTCGGGAACTAACGCCCACGTCATCGTGGAGGGTTACGCCGAACTCGATGCCGCGTCCGCCGGCACAGACACCCAGGCCTGGCCGACAGGCGCTCCCTACCCGATTGCGCCGGCGCTGCCACATGACGTCGCCGAGCCGACTCGAGCGGAAGATCTCACCCCACGCCAGACACGGCTGCTGCCAGTTTCCGGCAAGACCAACCAAGCGCTCAAGGATGCGGCAGGCCGCTATCTCGAGTGGCTCGCTACGCAGTCTACAGAGCTTGCTTCAAGTGAACCGGCCGTGAACCCGTTGCTCTCCGACTTGGCGTGGACTGCGGGCATTGGGCGCAGCCACTTCTCGCACCGCGCGGCGCTGCCTTTCCGCGATATTGCTTCACTGCGCGAGCAGCTAGGGCAGGTGGTGGACTCACCGCCGGGTACGGAGAATGCCACCCCACGCAAGATTGCGTTTATGTACACCGGACAAGGTAGCCAGTGGCTTGGTATGGGAGAGACCCTGTACGACAGTGAGCCGGTGTTCCGGGCGGTCTTGAACCGTTGTGAGGCGGTGTTTCGGGAAGAGCGGTCGGCGTCTTTGCTCGACGTCATGTTTGGAAAACCTGAGGCGGTCGGGGACTTGAATGACACCGCCTGGGCGCAACCGGCCATCTACGCGCTGGAGTGCGGCTTGACGGCACTCTGGGCCAGTGTCGGCATCTACCCCAGCGTAGTAATCGGACACAGTCTTGGCGAATTTGCCGCCGCGCACGCTGCCGGTGTGTTTAGTTTGGAAGCCGGCATGCGCTTTGTGTCCAGGCGTGGCGCATCGCTGGCGACGCTGGCCGATGCAGGGGCAATGGCGGCCATTTTTGCCACCGAGGCGCAGGTGATTGCCGCGATGGAAGAGGTAAATGCCGCGGCCGACGGCGCTGAGGTGAGCATCGCGGCCTATAACGGAGCACACCAAGTTGTCAGCGGCCCGGTGTCTAGCGTTGAAGCGATTATGGACCGCTTCGAATCGCAAGACGTCCGCGTGCGGCGCTTGAACACAAGCCAGGCGTTTCACAGCGCTTTGGTGGAACCCGCTTTGGACGATATCGAAGCCGCCCTGGAAGACATCGAAGTTGCGTCGCCGTCAGTTGATTTGATCAGCAATGTCAGCGGCCGGTTGGTGGCGCCGGGGGAGTACCTCGACGGGGCGTACTGGCGTCGGCACATGCGCCGTCCGGTGGCATTCAGGCAAGGTGTTGCAACGCTCGCCGAATTAGGCGTAGATTTGGTGATCGAGCTTGGCCCACACGCCGTGTTAGGACCCATGGCGACAATGGCCTGGCCAGAATCACCGGCAGGAAAGGTGGACGAGGGCCCGGCAGTGATCGCCAGTTTGCGCCGACCCGACAGGGAAAGTTCCACGCGGGAACCTGAGTCCAGCTTTGTAGACGCAGTCGCCGCGGGCTATGCGGCGGGTCTTGAAATCTCCTGGCAAGGCCTGTTTGCAGGTGAGAGTCGCTGCCGCATTTCGTTGCCGGACTATCCCTTCCAGCGCCGCCGTCATTGGGTTGATAGGCCGACACGCCGCCGGTCCGGCACAGACCATCCCCTATTGGGTTCACGTCATGAATCGCCACGCGGCGAAATCCATTTCGAGACTGATATATCGGCTGCCGATCCAGCATGGTTAGACGACCACCTCGTGTTTGGCCGCCACGTCGTGCCGGCAGCGCTCTGCGGAGCCATGGCGGTGTCGGCGGCTTGGCCGGACAGTGAAGGCACTGTAGTCGTTGAGGATTTCCAGCTCCACAATCCAATAGTCTTGCCGGAGCGAGATCAAGAAGAGGATGCTGAGCCGCAGAGTCGGAAACTCCAGCTCGTGCTCAGCGAGAGCGAAACGCCGTCTGCCCAACGGGTTGAGGTGTTCAGCAAAGGCAGCGAAGAAGATGGGTGGACTCTGCACGTGGAAGGCCGGGTTGCCACCGGGGCACAACAAACCGGCGGGTCAATCGATGTGGAAGCCGTGAAGCAGGGCCTGGCAGCGGAAGATGTAACGGCGTTCTATCGTGCGAGGGCCGATGTTAATGTGAATCTCGGGCCGCAGTTTCGCACACTGCAGTGGCTCTGGGCCGGGGATGGCGAGGCCGTGGGCGAGATTTCCCTCTCTCCTGAGATTGAGCAAAGCACCGCAGAAGTGCACCCGATCGCGCTGGATGGCTGCTTTCAGGTAATGGCGGCCGCGCGCCGGCAGTCAGCAAGTGAAGATGGTGATGCATATCTGCCGTTCGGTTGGGAACGGCTGTGGCTTACGGAGCAGCTACCAAACCGGCTCATCTGCCATGCGCGCATGCGAGAGAGAAATCGCGAGTCCGAGGCAGAAGGCGTTGCGGAAGCTACACCTGAAGTCATATCAGGTGATCTGCGCCTCTATACGCCGGAGGGGCGAGAGATTGGGGGATTGGACGGCTACACCGTCAAGCGCGCCACGCGCGCCGCGCTGCTGTCGGCTACTGAAAACGTAGAAGACCTCCTGTACGAAGTAGTCTGGCGAGACCGACCCCTGCCGCAAGGAATGCCGTCTGCGGACTTCCTCGCGAGTCCAACGGCTATCGCCGCCGATTCTAAGACTTTCCCGGAGTATCTGGCGGCTGAGGGCGTTGAAGCCGACGATAGGGACGCGTTGCTCTCCGACTTGGAACACCTATCGTGGCGTTGCGCGCTCGCGGCCCTCGAAGAACTGGGGTGGGAGCGTGCAGTCGGCCAAGCGATAGACCCAGAGGCGCTGCGCCAAGAGTTGGGAGTCTTGGACGAGCATCGCAAGCTCTTCCGCCGCATGCTCGAAATGCAGGTGCTCGCCAGCGTCCTGGCGGAGTCTGGAGATGACTTTGTCGTGCAATTGGGTCCCGACGACCCGTTGCCGGATGAGGTGCCATGCGATCCTGACGCATTTTCCGTCCAGATGGAGTCACGCTACGCCCACGGCACCAACGAGGTCGGCCTCTTTCGGCGCAGCGCAGGCGCATTAGCCGACGTGCTGCGCGGCGAAGCAGACCCACTTACGCTTCTCTTTAGCAGCGGCGAACCGAGCGCAGCAGACTTGTACCGCAAAGCGCCCGTAGCGCGGGCCGCCAACAAGATGCTGAGCGACGCCGTTGCCGCGCTTCTCAGCGACATGCCGGCAGATCGGCGACTAAGGGTCATAGAAGTCGGCGCCGGTACCGGCTCGGCAACGGCTTCGGTGTTGCCGGAACTCCCGGAAGGTCGCTTTGACTACGTTTACACTGACATATCCGCAGGCTTCTTTGCGGAAGCCGAAGCGCGCTTCGGCGGCACGGAGGCCGCAATTGAATACCGGGTCTTGGACGTTGAGAAAGACCCGATAGCACAGGGGTTTGACCCCCATGGCTATGACCTGGTGGTTGCGTCCAACGTCCTGCACGCCACACGGTATCTGCGAGAGACTCTCGGCCATTGCCGGGAGCTGCTGGCGCCGTCCGGCCAGCTAATTGCCCTTGAGAATCTCCGCGGTCAAGGCTGGCTGGACCTGACGTTCGGTCAGTTGGACGGCTGGTGGCGTTTTGCCGACCACTACCGACCGCACCATGCCCTCGCGAGCCCGGAAATCTGGAGTCAGGCACTGCGCGACGCAGGCTTCGGGGAAGTGGAAGTCCTTGGTGTGGAACGGACTGAAACCGGCAGGGAACCTGACCGGGGCGTCATCCTGGCGCAGGGGCCTACTCAGGTCTTGGAGCCTGCAGGAGCCTGGGTATTGACTCCCGATCGCAACGGTTTCGCAGAAGAGCTAACGGCGGCGTTGGCGGCTCGCAATCAGACCGTAGTGCTGGCAAGCTGCGAGCAACAACCGGACGCGCAGCAGGCCGAGTCGGATTCCAAGATTATCCGCACGCCTGTCGCACTCTGTGATCGCGAATCTTGGCAAAATCTCTTCATGAGCCTACCCAGTGACGTACCGCTGGAGGGCGTAGTTCATCTCGCCGCTTTGGACGGCAGCGGTCCGGAAGCCACGACCGCAGAGCTGGCGGACGACGCACAGCATGCCACGGCGAGTGCGCTGGCAGTGGTGCAGGGCATGGGCGATGCAGACGTAACCCCAGGCAAGGGAACATGGTTCATCACACGTGGCGGTCAGGTGCTGGAAAAAGAGAGCAGCGGAGAACTCTTCGGAGCGGCGCTCTGGGGTTTCGGCAAAGTGGTTGCGCGCGAAGCGGGCGACTTGCAGCCGCGTATGCTCGACGTGGAACCGGGACGGGAAATTCCCATCGCCGACCTGGAAAATGAACTGCTGTATCCGGATTCCGAGAATCACGTTGCCTACCGTGGAGGTCTGCGCCAGGCGGCACGCCTCGAACGCATCGGTGCCGTGCCCGAGCGCTTGACGCTGCCCGATAACTCAAATTGGCTGCTGGAACCGGACGCAGGCGGTGCGCTGGAAGGCATCCATGTCGGGCCGTTCCCTGCCAGGCCTTTGCAGCCGCGGGAAGTGCGCGTAGCCGTCGATGCCACCGGGCTTAACTTCTGGGATGTCTTCCGCTCGCTTGCGCTCATCGACGAAGGTCTCCTGGGTGGCGAATTCTGCGGCCGGGTGCTTGAGGTCGCAACCGATGTTACATCTGTTGCGGTCGGTGACCGCATCGTCGGTCTCGCGTTTGGTACGTTTGGGCCTGAGGCGATAACGCGGGAAGAAATGGTTGCGCTGGCTCCGCCGGGCTACACGGCCACTGAACTTGCCACCATGCCAACGGTGTTTGTTTCGGCCGCGCTCGCGTATGACATTGCAGCATTGAGGGTTGGCGAGCGTGTGTTGATCCATGCTGGCGCCGGCGGCGTGGGATTGGCAGCCATCCAATTGGCGCAGGCCTTGGGCGCGGAAGTGCACACAACGGCGAGCGCACCCAAGCAAGCATATCTCCGCTCGCTGGGTGTTGAGCACATCTACGACAGCCGGCAAACAGACTTCGGCCGGCAAATCCTCGAAGCCACCAACGGCGAAGGTGTTCACGTCGTCTTGAATAGCCTGACGAGTGAGGGCTTCATCGAGTCGAGCTTATCCTGCCTTGCGCAAGGCGGCCGGTTCGTGGAATTGGCGCGCGTGGGCATTTACAGCGAAGAAGAGATGGCCGCGGCACGGCCGGATGTGGCCTACGACATCCTGGAATTGGATACGCTCAAGGAGCACGATCCGGCGCGCCCGGGAGACGCCTTGCGGCGCATGATGGCACAACTAGCTCGGCGTGAGATTACCCCGCTCATTCACAGCAGGTGGGCGCTCAATCAAGCCGGGGCCGCCATGGACTTCATGCGTTCTGCCCGTCACATCGGCAAGATCGTCTTTTCAGTCTCGCCAATAGAAACAGGAACGCTGCGCGACGACCGCACGTATCTCGTAACGGGCGGTCTCGGTGGAATCGGATGCGCTTTGGCCGGTTGGCTGGCTGAACGTGGCGCCGGAGCTATTGTGCTGAACGGACGGCGCGACCCTGATCCCGAAGCCGTCGCGGCCATCAACGCACTGCAAGCAAGTGGCGTTAACGTGCACGTGGAATTGGCCGACGTAACGGATGGCGATGCGGTCAACGCGATGTTAGCGCGCATCGATGCCACGCAGCCGCCGCTCGGAGGCATTATTCACAGCGTTGGCGTTCTGTCGGATGCAGCCCTCACCAACCAGAGTTGGGAGAGTTTTGAGAATGTGCTGTGGCCTAAGATGCTCGGCGCATGGCACCTGCATCGCGCGACACTGGACCGGGATCTTGACCTCTTTGTCCTCTTCTCCAGCGTGACCGGCGTGCTGGGAAACGCGGGCCAGGCGAACCACGGTGCGGCGAACGCATTCCTGGACCAACTTGCCGGCCACCGGCGGGCACGTGGTCTTGCGGGTCAATCGATTGCCTGGGGCGCGTGGTCGGGTCTCGGCGAGGCCGAGGAACAGCGAGAGCGCATTGCCAGGCAGTTGGAGGCGTCGGGAACGGGCTGGATGACCCCACAGCAAGGGCTGAAAGCCTTCGAAATGCTTATGCGGCAGGATGTCACAGCAGGCATGGTCGCGGCCGTAGACTGGGACGTTCTTTCGCAGAGTCACGAAGACGATCCGCCACTGTTCGAGAATGTCGTCACTACAACATCGGAGGGAGACGAAGAGTCGGCTGAGGCCCCACAAGACTTGATGTCTCGCCTGCGGAGTGCGAACGCAGCGGAGCGGGAACAGGTGCTCGCTTCATTCCTGCAAGAGGAACTTCAGGCGGTGATGCGGCTGCCAACGGAGCCCGCCTTGTCGGTTGAGTTTGCCGACCTCGGCATGGATTCGCTCATGGCTGTAGAGATGCGCAACCGCGTCAACCGCGGCTTTGCCGGAGAGTATGTGGCATCGAACACGGTAGTCTTCGACTATCCCAGCATCGCAGGCCTCGCCCGGCATCTGGCAACTGAGCTTGGGGATGGCGAGGAGTCTCCAGCGGCCGAATCTCTGCCCGCCCCAGAGCCGCCATCGATTGACGTCGCCGAAGATGGCATTGCCATTGTCGGCATGGCCTGCCGGATACCGGGTGCAGATGACCCTGAAGGCTTCTGGAGTCTCTTAGAAACAGGCCAGAACATGGTAACCGATGGGCGTCAAGACGCTGGCTCTTGGAGCGGCATAGCCGGGGATCCCGCGGCTGACAGAGCTGCCTATCGGCACGGGGCATACCTGCAGGGGATAGACGAGTTTGATTCTCGTTTCTTCAAGATTGCCCCGATTGAAGCACAGATGATGGATCCACAACAGCGGCTTCTGCTGGAAACCTCCTGGCAGGCTTTCGAAGATGCCGGCATAGATCCCGAAAGTCTGCGGGGGAGTCGCACCGGCGTCTATGCCGGTATTGGCGGCAGCGAGTACCGCAGAGTAATCACGGAGAGCGGTAGGGACGACGACTATCTGGGAACTGCCGGTGGCGTGGCGGTGGGGCGGGTCGCCTTTACATTGGGGCTTGAGGGCCCGGCCGTTCCGATAGAACTGGCCTGTGCCGCTTCCTTGGTTGCGGTTCACCAGGCCGTAGCCGGTCTACAGCGCGGCGAAATCGATATGGCGCTGACCGGAGGGGTCAATGCGGTCCTTTCCCAGTCCGTTATGCGGTTTCTCGCGGATGCGGGGATGCTCTCGCTAAGCGGCCAGTGCTGGACGTTTGATGCCGCCGCGGATGGGTATGTGCGCGGCGAAGGGTGCGGCTTGGTGGTGTTGAAGCGCCTGAGCGAAGCCGAGGCGGACGGTGATCGCATCTGGGCCGTGATCCGCGGTACTGCCGTCAACCAGAACGGCGCCGGCTTGGGCCTGACACTGCCGAACGGTCCCGCCCAGGAACGCGCCATGAGAGAAGCACTGTCGCAGGCAGGCGTCGCGCCCGTCGAGATCGACTACGTCGAGGCACATGGCCCGGGTACTGCCGTCGGCGATGCGGTGGAACTGAACGCTGTGGCTAACGTCTATGGTCGAGACCGCGATGTCAATAACCCACTGCTCATTGGCTCTGTCAAGACGAATATCGGCCACCTGGAAGCGGCTGGGGGAATCGCAAGCCTCATGAAGACAGTGCTTGCAATGCAGCAAGGCGCCATTCCTCAACATCTCAACTTCCGAAACCCAAATCCCGATATCGATTGGGATCGCCTGCCGGTGCGCGTGACATCAGAGGCGGTCGCATGGCCGTCCGCGACCGATCGACCGCCTTTTGCGAGTGTGAATGTCTTTAGCATCTCAGGCGCGAACGCGCATGTCGTTGTCGAAGGCTGCCCCGCGCCCGATGAAGAGGAGAGCAGCGGGAACGGCAGGCGGTGGCCGGCGGGCACTCCGCGCTTGGTTGAGGTTGCGCTGCCCGATAGTGCGGACCTCGCCGAAACTTCAGATATGAACCTAGCACAACGCACCACGCGTCTGCTGCCTCTCTCCGGCAAGACCCACCAAGCACGGCGCCAGCTAGCGGAACGCTACTTAGCCTGGCTCGATGATACGTACGCAAACTCTGACCTCACAGATGCTTTAGAAGACTCCTTGCTTGCGGATATGGCGTGGACGGCCGGTGTAGGACGCAGTCACTTCTCGCAGCGCGCGGGATTGGCCTTTCAAACGTATGAGGAATTGCGAGAGAAGCTGAAGATGCTCGCTGCAGTACGTGAGGATTCCGACGAACCTGAACCGCAACCGGTCGCGAATACTGCCTTTGCCTTTGGCGGCTCGGTACATGGGGTGGCCGCCATGAGCAAGGCCCTCTATGAACGAGAACCTGTCGCCCGCGCAGTGCTGGACCGCTGCGATGCTATTCTCCGCGAGGAACGAGCATCCTCCATTTTGGACGTGTTGTTCGGTAAGAACGGTGATTCGGCTAGCGCCAACCACGATCCGGCTTGGTATCAGCCGGCAGCTTACGCTTTGGAGTGTGCGCTTACGGCGCTCTGGGCGAGTGTCGGAATTCGGCCGAGTGTAGTAACGGGGTGCGGCGTGGGCGAGCTCGCGTCGGCACAAGCCGCGGGAGCGCTCAGTCTTGAGGACGGCTTGCGCATCGCTGCCGAGTGGGGTGCGCAGATGGCGGGTGACTCTCTCAACGCGTCACAGCCAGATGTCTCACCTGGGCTGGGAGAGGCAATCGCGGCAGTAGCAATTGCACCGTCAATCACCATGGTGAGCGGCGCAACCGGACGGGTGGTAAACCCCGATAACCGGCCTGACGCGGCGTATTGGAACGAAAGCGCCGGCCCGCCTGCAGCAGCGGGCTGCGTCGAGGCTCTGGCTGAGTTGGGTGTCGACCTGCTCGTGTCAATCGAATTAGGCGCAGAGGGAGAGTCCCGGGTCGCTGAGCGGTGGCGGAGCCCGGCAGGAACAGTGACGTCCGACCGAAAGCTTGTCTACATTGAGTCATTGGCGCGCGCTGACAGTGAAGGATTGTCGCCGGCGCCTGACTGCCAATTCACCAGGGCCGTTGCGGACGCGTACGAAGCAGGACTCCAGGTCTCCTTTGCGGGACTGTTTGCCGGTGAGATGCGCAGACGCATCTCTCTGCCAAGCTATCCTTTCCAACGCCGCCGACATTGGGTAAATGCGCGCAATTCGGTAACGTCCAGCTAA